A stretch of Macadamia integrifolia cultivar HAES 741 chromosome 7, SCU_Mint_v3, whole genome shotgun sequence DNA encodes these proteins:
- the LOC122083873 gene encoding probable inactive serine/threonine-protein kinase fnkC isoform X3, with protein MKKKSPEDGKVICNTDGDLCRSMRDEPPTHYTFKITQLSLFSKISNEGCPSQKFQVGGYNWQLVLYPNGKGKGEGRHLSFYLRIENTFLPLGWEVQAVFRLFAFDQIRGQYLMLEETQGKRFHAMKTIWGSDEFIPLSVFKNQSYGYLVNDTCVLGAEVFIIGESRTGKIECLRLSKGARYYKRFFSKGCHEEPILQPAYGVPVGKSATYDATFSSSKIEVPIQSLRDDMPTHYTFKITSFSHLSKLHKKRCDSKVFPACGYKWKMSLSLNKNKQQKAHYLSLYLGIEETGSLQLGWEIEAVFRLFVFDQIQGQYLMLQENNAKFHAPNTEWRVDEFMSLRTFSDPSCGFLVKDSCIFGASVFICRERCSGKGECLEMITEGVTTEYTWKIENFSQIKGSCVCEPFGSGYHKWRLFFYPGGYGRVLGNYISLYLKSANSSPRPSGEGIFVRLSLTVIDQSNGNGNVNVKCDAFRFPGQGLMGGLPKLMPLSVFTDPSKGFLVNDTCIISAKITILGAVENFQNF; from the exons atgaagaagaagagtccAGAGGATGGTAAGGTCATCTGCAACACTGATG GAGACCTCTGTAGATCAATGAGAGATGAACCACCGACCCACTACACCTTCAAAATCACTCAACTTTCACTGTTTTCGAAGATTTCCAATGAAGGATGTCCTTCCCAGAAATTCCAAGTTGGTGGCTACAATTG GCAATTGGTTCTCTACCCAAATGGGAAAGGCAAGGGCGAAGGTCGTCACTTGTCGTTCTACCTGAGAATAGAAAATACTTTTCTTCCCCTAGGTTGGGAGGTCCAGGCTGTTTTTCGCTTATTTGCATTCGACCAAATTCGAGGCCAATATCTCATGCTTGAAG AAACTCAAGGGAAGCGTTTTCATGCAATGAAAACTATATGGGGATCTGATGAGTTCATCCCACTCAGTGTGTTCAAGAACCAATCTTATGGATATCTTGTTAATGATACATGTGTGTTAGGAGCAGAGGTATTTATTATTGGAGAGAGTAGAACAGGAAAAATTGAATGTCTACGTCTTTCAAAGGGAGCTAGATATTACAAACG ATTTTTTAGTAAAGGATGCCATGAAG AGCCTATTCTGCAACCAGCCTATGGTGTTCCTGTGGGAAAGTCCGCTACATATGATGCTACCTTTTCCTCTTCTAAAATAG AAGTTCCAATACAATCATTGAGAGATGATATGCCAACACACTACACATTTAAAATTACTTCATTTTCACACCTTAGCAAGCTTCATAAAAAAAGATGCGACTCCAAGGTTTTCCCTGCTTGTGGCTATAAATG GAAAATGTCTCTGTCTCTGAATAAAAACAAGCAGCAGAAAGCTCATTATCTGTCTCTCTACTTGGGCATCGAAGAAACTGGATCCCTCCAGCTTGGTTGGGAAATTGAGGCTGTTTTTCGTTTATTTGTATTTGACCAAATTCAAGGCCAGTATTTGATGCTTCAAG AAAACAATGCAAAGTTTCATGCACCGAATACCGAATGGCGAGTTGATGAGTTCATGTCCCTGAGAACCTTTAGTGACCCATCTTGTGGATTTCTTGTTAAAGATTCCTGCatctttggagcttctgttttCATTTGTAGGGAGAGATGTTCAGGCAAAGGTGAATGCTTGGAGATGATAACAGAAGGTGTTACTACTGAATATACTTGGAAGATTGAAAATTTTTCACAGATAAAAGGAAGCTGTGTATGTGAACCATTTGGTTCTGGATATCACAAATG GAGACTCTTTTTCTATCCAGGAGGATATGGACGAGTTCTGGGAAACTATATTTCTCTTTATTTGAAATCAGCTAATTCAAGTCCCAGACCTTCTGGTGAAGGAATATTTGTGCGTTTGTCCTTGACAGTGATTGATCAGTcaaatggcaatggcaatgtcAATGTCAAATGTG ACGCATTTCGGTTTCCAGGCCAAGGACTGATGGGAGGTTTGCCGAAGTTGATGCCACTTAGTGTCTTTACTGATCCATCAAAAGGTTTCCTTGTGAATGACACTTGCATCATTTCAGCAAAGATCACAATCCTTGGAGCAgttgaaaattttcagaactTTTAG
- the LOC122083873 gene encoding probable inactive serine/threonine-protein kinase fnkC isoform X2: MKKKSPEDGKVICNTDGDLCRSMRDEPPTHYTFKITQLSLFSKISNEGCPSQKFQVGGYNWQLVLYPNGKGKGEGRHLSFYLRIENTFLPLGWEVQAVFRLFAFDQIRGQYLMLEETQGKRFHAMKTIWGSDEFIPLSVFKNQSYGYLVNDTCVLGAEVFIIGESRTGKIECLRLSKGARYYKRIVRFFSKGCHEEPILQPAYGVPVGKSATYDATFSSSKIEVPIQSLRDDMPTHYTFKITSFSHLSKLHKKRCDSKVFPACGYKWKMSLSLNKNKQQKAHYLSLYLGIEETGSLQLGWEIEAVFRLFVFDQIQGQYLMLQENNAKFHAPNTEWRVDEFMSLRTFSDPSCGFLVKDSCIFGASVFICRERCSGKGECLEMITEGVTTEYTWKIENFSQIKGSCVCEPFGSGYHKWRLFFYPGGYGRVLGNYISLYLKSANSSPRPSGEGIFVRLSLTVIDQSNGNGNVNVKYAFRFPGQGLMGGLPKLMPLSVFTDPSKGFLVNDTCIISAKITILGAVENFQNF, translated from the exons atgaagaagaagagtccAGAGGATGGTAAGGTCATCTGCAACACTGATG GAGACCTCTGTAGATCAATGAGAGATGAACCACCGACCCACTACACCTTCAAAATCACTCAACTTTCACTGTTTTCGAAGATTTCCAATGAAGGATGTCCTTCCCAGAAATTCCAAGTTGGTGGCTACAATTG GCAATTGGTTCTCTACCCAAATGGGAAAGGCAAGGGCGAAGGTCGTCACTTGTCGTTCTACCTGAGAATAGAAAATACTTTTCTTCCCCTAGGTTGGGAGGTCCAGGCTGTTTTTCGCTTATTTGCATTCGACCAAATTCGAGGCCAATATCTCATGCTTGAAG AAACTCAAGGGAAGCGTTTTCATGCAATGAAAACTATATGGGGATCTGATGAGTTCATCCCACTCAGTGTGTTCAAGAACCAATCTTATGGATATCTTGTTAATGATACATGTGTGTTAGGAGCAGAGGTATTTATTATTGGAGAGAGTAGAACAGGAAAAATTGAATGTCTACGTCTTTCAAAGGGAGCTAGATATTACAAACG GATTGTCAGATTTTTTAGTAAAGGATGCCATGAAG AGCCTATTCTGCAACCAGCCTATGGTGTTCCTGTGGGAAAGTCCGCTACATATGATGCTACCTTTTCCTCTTCTAAAATAG AAGTTCCAATACAATCATTGAGAGATGATATGCCAACACACTACACATTTAAAATTACTTCATTTTCACACCTTAGCAAGCTTCATAAAAAAAGATGCGACTCCAAGGTTTTCCCTGCTTGTGGCTATAAATG GAAAATGTCTCTGTCTCTGAATAAAAACAAGCAGCAGAAAGCTCATTATCTGTCTCTCTACTTGGGCATCGAAGAAACTGGATCCCTCCAGCTTGGTTGGGAAATTGAGGCTGTTTTTCGTTTATTTGTATTTGACCAAATTCAAGGCCAGTATTTGATGCTTCAAG AAAACAATGCAAAGTTTCATGCACCGAATACCGAATGGCGAGTTGATGAGTTCATGTCCCTGAGAACCTTTAGTGACCCATCTTGTGGATTTCTTGTTAAAGATTCCTGCatctttggagcttctgttttCATTTGTAGGGAGAGATGTTCAGGCAAAGGTGAATGCTTGGAGATGATAACAGAAGGTGTTACTACTGAATATACTTGGAAGATTGAAAATTTTTCACAGATAAAAGGAAGCTGTGTATGTGAACCATTTGGTTCTGGATATCACAAATG GAGACTCTTTTTCTATCCAGGAGGATATGGACGAGTTCTGGGAAACTATATTTCTCTTTATTTGAAATCAGCTAATTCAAGTCCCAGACCTTCTGGTGAAGGAATATTTGTGCGTTTGTCCTTGACAGTGATTGATCAGTcaaatggcaatggcaatgtcAATGTCAAAT ACGCATTTCGGTTTCCAGGCCAAGGACTGATGGGAGGTTTGCCGAAGTTGATGCCACTTAGTGTCTTTACTGATCCATCAAAAGGTTTCCTTGTGAATGACACTTGCATCATTTCAGCAAAGATCACAATCCTTGGAGCAgttgaaaattttcagaactTTTAG
- the LOC122083873 gene encoding probable inactive serine/threonine-protein kinase fnkC isoform X1, which yields MKKKSPEDGKVICNTDGDLCRSMRDEPPTHYTFKITQLSLFSKISNEGCPSQKFQVGGYNWQLVLYPNGKGKGEGRHLSFYLRIENTFLPLGWEVQAVFRLFAFDQIRGQYLMLEETQGKRFHAMKTIWGSDEFIPLSVFKNQSYGYLVNDTCVLGAEVFIIGESRTGKIECLRLSKGARYYKRIVRFFSKGCHEEPILQPAYGVPVGKSATYDATFSSSKIEVPIQSLRDDMPTHYTFKITSFSHLSKLHKKRCDSKVFPACGYKWKMSLSLNKNKQQKAHYLSLYLGIEETGSLQLGWEIEAVFRLFVFDQIQGQYLMLQENNAKFHAPNTEWRVDEFMSLRTFSDPSCGFLVKDSCIFGASVFICRERCSGKGECLEMITEGVTTEYTWKIENFSQIKGSCVCEPFGSGYHKWRLFFYPGGYGRVLGNYISLYLKSANSSPRPSGEGIFVRLSLTVIDQSNGNGNVNVKCDAFRFPGQGLMGGLPKLMPLSVFTDPSKGFLVNDTCIISAKITILGAVENFQNF from the exons atgaagaagaagagtccAGAGGATGGTAAGGTCATCTGCAACACTGATG GAGACCTCTGTAGATCAATGAGAGATGAACCACCGACCCACTACACCTTCAAAATCACTCAACTTTCACTGTTTTCGAAGATTTCCAATGAAGGATGTCCTTCCCAGAAATTCCAAGTTGGTGGCTACAATTG GCAATTGGTTCTCTACCCAAATGGGAAAGGCAAGGGCGAAGGTCGTCACTTGTCGTTCTACCTGAGAATAGAAAATACTTTTCTTCCCCTAGGTTGGGAGGTCCAGGCTGTTTTTCGCTTATTTGCATTCGACCAAATTCGAGGCCAATATCTCATGCTTGAAG AAACTCAAGGGAAGCGTTTTCATGCAATGAAAACTATATGGGGATCTGATGAGTTCATCCCACTCAGTGTGTTCAAGAACCAATCTTATGGATATCTTGTTAATGATACATGTGTGTTAGGAGCAGAGGTATTTATTATTGGAGAGAGTAGAACAGGAAAAATTGAATGTCTACGTCTTTCAAAGGGAGCTAGATATTACAAACG GATTGTCAGATTTTTTAGTAAAGGATGCCATGAAG AGCCTATTCTGCAACCAGCCTATGGTGTTCCTGTGGGAAAGTCCGCTACATATGATGCTACCTTTTCCTCTTCTAAAATAG AAGTTCCAATACAATCATTGAGAGATGATATGCCAACACACTACACATTTAAAATTACTTCATTTTCACACCTTAGCAAGCTTCATAAAAAAAGATGCGACTCCAAGGTTTTCCCTGCTTGTGGCTATAAATG GAAAATGTCTCTGTCTCTGAATAAAAACAAGCAGCAGAAAGCTCATTATCTGTCTCTCTACTTGGGCATCGAAGAAACTGGATCCCTCCAGCTTGGTTGGGAAATTGAGGCTGTTTTTCGTTTATTTGTATTTGACCAAATTCAAGGCCAGTATTTGATGCTTCAAG AAAACAATGCAAAGTTTCATGCACCGAATACCGAATGGCGAGTTGATGAGTTCATGTCCCTGAGAACCTTTAGTGACCCATCTTGTGGATTTCTTGTTAAAGATTCCTGCatctttggagcttctgttttCATTTGTAGGGAGAGATGTTCAGGCAAAGGTGAATGCTTGGAGATGATAACAGAAGGTGTTACTACTGAATATACTTGGAAGATTGAAAATTTTTCACAGATAAAAGGAAGCTGTGTATGTGAACCATTTGGTTCTGGATATCACAAATG GAGACTCTTTTTCTATCCAGGAGGATATGGACGAGTTCTGGGAAACTATATTTCTCTTTATTTGAAATCAGCTAATTCAAGTCCCAGACCTTCTGGTGAAGGAATATTTGTGCGTTTGTCCTTGACAGTGATTGATCAGTcaaatggcaatggcaatgtcAATGTCAAATGTG ACGCATTTCGGTTTCCAGGCCAAGGACTGATGGGAGGTTTGCCGAAGTTGATGCCACTTAGTGTCTTTACTGATCCATCAAAAGGTTTCCTTGTGAATGACACTTGCATCATTTCAGCAAAGATCACAATCCTTGGAGCAgttgaaaattttcagaactTTTAG
- the LOC122085037 gene encoding NAC domain-containing protein 30-like — MEMESCVPPGFRFHPTEEELVGYYLKRKVNSQKIDMEVITEIDLYRIEPWDIQDRCKLGNEEKNEWYFFSHKDKKYPTGTRTNRATAAGFWKATGRDKAVLSKNRIIGMRKTLVFYKGRAPHGKKSDWIMHEYRLQTSEHGPPQEEGWVVCRAFKKPSPSHSQCFQMMNRAYYARDHDQHHGIQSFAEIISPVQVINHYQGTTNFPPHHQPVFYEQELVSKNSHLDHQLIDLPQLDSPTLSTSLATREDFEPCGTLKENYDWRTLDELLASQLSDTTSCPTTNFPLIQQGYDLEAQNQGNSLLGYFHNL, encoded by the exons ATGGAAATGGAATCCTGTGTTCCACCAGGTTTTAGGTTCCACCCAACAGAAGAAGAGCTTGTGGGTTACTATCTCAAGAGAAAGGTGAACTCCCAAAAGATTGATATGGAGGTCATCACTGAAATTGATCTCTACAGAATAGAGCCATGGGACATCCAAG ATAGATGCAAGCTaggaaatgaggaaaaaaatgaatGGTACTTCTTCAGTCACAAAGACAAGAAGTACCCAACTGGAACAAGGACAAATAGAGCAACAGCAGCTGGATTCTGGAAAGCAACAGGAAGAGACAAGGCAGTGCTCTCCAAAAACAGAATTATAGGGATGAGGAAGACCTTAGTATTCTACAAGGGCCGCGCACCTCATGGGAAGAAATCTGACTGGATCATGCATGAATATCGGCTCCAAACATCTGAACATGGACCTCCTCAG GAAGAAGGATGGGTGGTGTGTCGCGCATTCAAGAAGCCGAGTCCAAGTCATTCCCAGTGTTTTCAGATGATGAATCGTGCTTACTATGCAAGGGATCATGATCAACACCATGGAATTcaatcatttgcagagattatTAGTCCTGTGCAAGTAATTAACCATTACCAGGGAACCACAAATTTTCCTCCTCATCATCAACCTGTTTTCTATGAGCAGGAGCTTGTATCCAAGAATTCTCACTTAGATCATCAACTCATTGATCTTCCTCAACTAGACAGCCCTACACTGTCTACCAGTTTAGCCACTAGAGAAGATTTTGAGCCTTGTGGTACATTGAAGGAGAATTATGATTGGAGAACTTTGGATGAGCTTCTGGCATCTCAACTTAGTGACACTACCTCATGTCCCACTACTAATTTCCCATTAATTCAACAAGGTTATGACTTGGAAGCCCAAAATCAAGGAAATAGTCTCCTTGGTTACTTTCATAACTTGTAA